In Fragaria vesca subsp. vesca linkage group LG5, FraVesHawaii_1.0, whole genome shotgun sequence, the genomic stretch TTATAGGCTAAGAATCACCCTGTTCCTCAAACAGAAAGTTCATCTGAGACTTTACTAATGGAGGTCAAAGAATTATACTGAGTAAGTAATGACAAACCAGATCTCTTCTCCGCTTTTCCGCAATATGTTCTCGCTCTTGTATCCGAAGTCTTTCACTTTCTTCACGTGCTCTTTGCTCAGCCTAGATATCAGAAAACAATGATTCGTCATTGAATTGAAATCAAATGTAGAATGGAAAGAAAAACAAATGTCTAGGCATTCAAAATCTAGAGATGCAGGTTCATCTAAATTTTACATAAATTGACATGATCATACAAAAAGCACAACAAAATTATATTCCAAAAATTTGGTCCAAAGCCAATAAAAAATCTTAGAGGATGTACTTAGGAACTTAGAATAAGGATAGCATTTAAATATTTAAAGAAAAGTAGAAAACTAAGAAAGGAAAAATCATATATTCACTCACTCTTTGTAAAGAGTTTGATCTCCGCATGAAAGCCTCTGTTCCTGAGAGTTGCATATCTTCTTTCCTGAATTTCTGCAACAATTTCACATAAGCATACGTGACTTTACATAAAATAAAAAAATGCAGGACAAATTGTGATGAACGCATTTTCTTTTCATTACTTAGCAAGTTAGTTAACCTTCATAACTATTAATAGGCAAACACATCCCAATCATATAAACAAGCTATAAAATATCATTAATCACCTAGTTACAGACAACAGAATGAAAATGTCGTAAACTATATATAACAAGAGTTTGCATCATAGCTACATAAACCAGTTCATCATGAGCTTCTAATAAAAACCAACACCTTAAGTACAACATACCTCTAAAGTGCCCAAAACATGCCCGAGCATTCTTTTGTTCCTGTTAACCACGCTGGGGTCTTCTTGCTTTGGCAATACCCTCGGAACATGCTCCGTTGCCGGAATGTCAAAGTCCTAACAAAACATAAAACATCAAAACTCAATCAAGATTTACAGTCCAACAGTAGCACTCAGAGGGGGAGATGAGACTCAACAAGTTACCTTCTTGGCTGCACCATGATTGCCATCCCTCCTTAACCAGCTACCTTGTTGCAAATTTGACAACCTCCTATCACTGCGATCAGCTTTCACCGCCTCGCTTGAATCCTTCTTCTTCGCATCCTTGGCTCCTTCAGCACTCTCAACTATCTCTCCATCCTCCACCTAATATTCAAATCATGATATACAGTAATTTAAACACAACGCTCAGCTTGGCATATAGGGTAAAGATTAGGGCTTTCGGCTCTCACCTTGACAACAGCTGACGAAAGCCGGCGTTTCGCAGGAGGTTGATCCTCCACATCAGCCCTATCTGCCTGAAAATCGAATTTAAACAAATCAAAAACAAGTATTGACAGGCAATGGAATTGAAATTGAACAAGGCAAGTTGGTCTATTACAGGTCGAGTGAAGCCTCGCGGGCGAGCGCCATTGGCGGCGAAGTTGCGGGGAGCGGCAGCGGCCGAGCCTCCTCCACCTCCTCCCTTGCGAAGTCCCCTAGGGTCTCGTAGGCGTTCCGTAATCTGAAGACATATATAGCAATAAAAAATTGAGAGGAAATCAACATAGGTATATGGAGAGTGAGAGAGAGAGATAGCGGACCTCGCGCTGTTGGCGTTGGAGCTCATCGATCTCCTTGCGGAGCACCTCCTCTGTTTTCTCAACTGCGGCGCTTGCCATGACTCGAAAAAGCAAAATCCCTCACCGCTACTGCGTCTACTCGATATGCATAGGGAATATGCCTCTGTTTTCTTTTTATAAATAATTTTATTAATTTTTTTAAAAGCGTTTTTTTGATTGAAATTCTTTAAATAGTAAACTTCATTTTAATTACTAACCAAATTTCAGCGTACAAATAAATCCTTTATACATTATCTTACATATATAAGGACAAAATTTTACAATTAAGGACATGTTGTTATGCTGTTGACATGTGTCAGCTACAGATTTACAATTTTACCCTTTATTAAAATTAAAACAGAGTCAACTGAACTAAAAGTAATGTCGACTGCTACTGCTGGCTTCTACTACGTACCAATCATCATGCTACTACCGACTTATACTACCAATATGCCTGTTATTGCCTACGTTTGCTACTCATCCCACTCTGCTATTGTCAATCAAATAATGTCGACTGCTACTGCTGGCTTCTACTACCAATCAGCTTGCTACTGCCGACTTATACTACCAATCTGCCTGCTACTGCCTACGTTTGCTACTCATCCCACTCTGCTACTGTCGATCAAGTAATGTCAACTGCTACTGCTGGCTTCTACTACCAATCAGCCTGCTACTGTCGACTTATACTACTAATTCGTATGCTACTGACGACTTCTACTACTAATCTGCCTGCTACTGCCTACGTTTGCTACTCATCCCACTCTGCTATTGCCTACTTCTGCAATTCTCAGTCCCAAACTAGCTGCTACTGCAGATCTTGAAGCTGACTGCTACTACAGATCGTGAAGCTCGTTGCTACTGTCGACCGCGAATCTAGCTGCTACTGTAGACTGCGAAGCTAGTTGCTACTACCGAGAAAAGTTGAAAATTGTCCCAACCAGTAGCAAAATGTGCAGGTTCTCACCATCTAGCTGCTACTGTGCAATTTTGCTGCTACTGCAAAATCTAGTTGCTACTGTGAAATTTTAATCAGATTCTCCACCATCTAGCCATGAATCAACCTGCAACTAGAGTGTAGATCTTACCAACATATGTGCAGAAATCAGGTATCGATGAGTATCCGTCTTCAGAGATGTGTGGTGGAGGACGAGGTGAGATCTCCGGCAAAGATGAGGATTTGTCGACCTGAGATTGCTCCGACGACATTGAGGCAGTGGCGTCTTTATCAAAGCATCGTTGTCATCGACATCAAAGCGATGTTGTTGTCGTCAAGGCGGTGGCGGCGTCACCGAGGCATCGAAGCGGCGTCGTCATCCTACACTCAAAGATAGACCATTGGATCATCTGAGAGAGACCTCGTCACCGTCTTCGTAGATTGGCGGGGAGAGAGAGAGAGAGAGAGAGAGAGAGAGAGAGAGAGAGAGAGAGAGAGAGAGAGAGAGAGAGAGAGAGAGTAGAAGAGAGAGGAGTAAGTGTAGAGAGTAGTACGTAAGTAGTAAGTAAGTACGAGTTAGAGAGAGAGAGAGAGAGAGAGAGAGAGTAGAGTAGTAGTACGTACGTACGTACGTAGTACGTACGTACGTAGTAGTAGTACGACGTACGTACGTAACGTACGACGTAGTAGTAGAGTAGTAGTACGTAAGTAAGTAAGTAAGTAGTAGTAGTAGTAGTAGTAAGGTAGTAGGTAGTAGTTACGTAGTAAGTAGTTTTTAAAGANAGANGTTGAGAATTAGGNGNAGNGAGAGAGAGAGAGGTAAGTTTGTGTTGTGTGATTAAAGATCAGATTTAATCTGAGTGGCAATCTTGTAGTTCTTTTAAAAAAATGGTATTTTTGTCATTTCATCCAAAATATTGGGCCATGTCCGTTTCATTTTATGATGGGCCCAAGTTATGTGTCCTAATTTGTTTAAATATTCTAACAAGTGGGTTTATTGTTTTTTGAAATTTGGTTTGTTACTTATATGTAATTTACTCTTTTTTAAAAGCGTTCGGTACCGGCTTTCCTCTGTTTTTTTGCAAGGCAGTTACTAAAGTGTTTTTCTTTTCTTTTTTAATATACAGAGTAAATTTCTACTCTCAACCAGTATAAATCCCAGTTCGAGATTATTGCGACTTTAAAGAAAATATGCTCGTTTATTGTATTGTGAATATAGTTAGATGTGAATTAAAACAGTTTTCTTTTTGGTAAATATTACTTTTAGGATTAATTTCAGTTTACCCCCATCAACTTTAGGTCTACCATCATGTTAGTTATTCTTCTTTCAATTTCATCAAAAACATCCCTCAACTCCCAATTTTCATCAGCCGTGCATGTCCAAACCTCCAATCTCCATCCAATTCCTCTGTCAAGTGATGACTTGATATCAAGAAGAAAGAAAAAAGGAAAAATAGACAAATTGCATTCAATCCCACCAAAATCACTAAGGTTAGGGGGTTGTGATGGAAACGAAGATGTGTATCGATATGGGGGAAAAATGGTCCGAAAGGTAACTTTCAGAATTTGACTTTCTTCTTGATATCAAGTCATCACTTGACAGAGGAATTGGATGGAGATTAGAGGTTTGGACATGCGCAGCTGATGAAAATTGGGAGTTGAGAGGTGTTTTTGATGAAATTGAAAGAAGAAGGACTAACATGATGATCGACTTAAAGTTGATGGGGGTAAACTGAAATTAGTCCTTACTTTTAACAGTAGTAACTAGTTTAGAAGCTCATGTGTATCAAGTCACGTATACGCATAAGTGTGTGGTTACATGCAAAAAACGCCGCCAGCATCGCAAGTGCACCCATTGTCGTAGTTATCTCGTCCGGCGGTGCTCCACGCGATGAGGCTGCCTAACGACTGTTATTTTTAATCTTGGGTCTCTTGGTTTCGTGGATTCGCAATGACCAACGTCTGATCGGGTTGATCGGGTTTTGGTTGGGATCACAACTTCTGTGCGGTTGGGCAGTCGTGTGGTTGCTTTTGGCGCGGCGAGGGATGGTGTTTTGACTTTAGGCGACGGCAGCATCGGGGTGACGAGGCGCTCGTGGGGCACATGGATTCTCTCCTTCTTGTTTAGTTCTGGTACTTCTCGAGTTTGTTATGTCACTCTCAGGACGGCGATGCTTGGTGGATACTGGGACGGGAGATTTCGGTGTTCTTGGCAGTGGATTGGTGACACGGCGTCTCTCAGCTTGGCGAGCGAGATGAAGGTGGTAACATGGCTGGTTCAACTTTTGGGCCTAGGGTTGCTTGCCTTTGGGCCGTGTGGACTTTGTTGATTGGGCTAGCTTCTTGTTTAATTTTTCTTTTTTAATAATGCCCTCTATTTTAGGGTGTAGTGGGCCTCAGCCTTGTGTACTTTGTTCATCTAGTCATCACACGGTTTTGGTCGATTCTAGCTAGTACTGATGTACACCATAAGGGTTTTAGGCGGATATACTGGTTGGGTTAAATCTTGTGACTTCTTTTGTTCAAGGTGCAATAGTCTAGGCTGAGAAACTTTGTTAGGAGTCATAGTTACATGTATAATCGGCGTACTACTTGAGCATCGATATGTATTAGGTGATCTTTGGATCCTTTAGCTTAAACGAGAGAGCTCGTGTATAACTTTTTCGATCAATAGAATTTATCCATCTTTTCAAAAAAAAAATGTTACTTTTAACAGTGTTATCAAGACATAAAATATTACTTTTCTTTTTTTTTTATTGACATTAGTTTCTAAAAGCAGCCTCAAGATAGTTTCTAAAATATAATGTCATTGTTCTGTAATTTTTTTTTTAAAATGTTTTTCTTTAATTTACCAAACACAATAAAATTTAGAAGTTTAGATAAAAACTAATTTTTTAAAAGCAAAGATGTACCAAATAAGACTTAAATAAGGGTACTTATTTTCAGTATTACCCTTTATATTAATACTATTAAATAATGAAACAAAAAACAAAAAACAACCGCACATTGACTGCGAGTGCTTCCGATCTTCCGTTATTTATCTGTTTAATCTTTGATGTTCATCTTCTTAACTTGATCAGCAATCTACAGTTTAGTTATTGACAAAAGATCATCTTAATATCAAAGTTCCGGGGTATGACATTAGTCGTCAGAATTTCGAACTACACTTTTGTTATTTGAGTACAATGATGGAGGTCGAGGTCGTTATCAAGTGGTGATGCAATTGTCGTTGGCCGGACTAGAGATTGGTGTCGTCGTCGTTGTATCTGGGCGTTGAGTTCTGCATGGTTGGATGCTGGAACACTGTCTTGATTTGTGATAGCCAACCTGCATTCTTCGATTATGGATCCATATCAGACTTGGATCGAATGGACACATATCGTGAAGCGTTGACGTCGGACATAAGATCTATGGAGCTGTGACAGTGGTGCAGCAAGGGTAGGAGAGCGTCAGTGGTGGAGAATTCTGACGCACTTGATGGCTGACACAAGTGGTGGGACAAAAATAATAGGTTGGTCTTGATTGTGCTTGAACTAGGCTGGGCCCGTAAAATCGGAGTCAAAATAAACATATTATTGAAACTTGTCTACCCCCATTTTGCAAAGTTATTTCCTTAATAATGTCATTTTATCTCTCTATTTTGTATTTAGGTGCAAATGAACAAAGAATGGCAGCGGAAGGCTATGTAATGATTACTATGGCCTTAATCTTTTACAAATTTCTCAAATTGCGAGCATGTTCCAAGCATGTTATTTGATTACTATGGCCTTAATCTTTTACAAATTTCTCAAATTGCGAGCATGTTCCAAGCATGTTATCTGGATGTGCGTGTGTTTCAATTGGCTTGTATTCAAGCTGTATTATGTAACTATTCTCCTTAATCTCTTGAATAAAATCAGTAGTGTTTCATTCAAAAAAAAAAAAAAAAGAGCTAAGGAGAATGACATGAGCGAAATGGAAATTAAAGCATTCCCAATCCTATCGGGAGAAGTAGGCTTACTATTCGTAGAGTAGTGTTATATTTGTGTTGAATTTCAGTTTGTTAAACTTGAGGATAAACCATCTTGTATGCGATCATTCTAATTGAACCGGAAAACAATTAGGGTTTGCATATAGTTGCCTATACAAGGATAAAAGTTGTGTTTGTGAGTTCTGAGTATTCTTGGGTGACAGACAAGAAACACTTACTCTCATTAGCAAAGGGAGTAATGGGAGTAATCTTAGTAACGATATATAATAAACCTATAACTACTTAGGAGATTTAGCAAAGAGTTATTAGATACTTGGCTGATCCTGTTGAAGTATACACATAGCTTAAATCGATTAAACTTTTCAAGACTGCGTTGAACGTGTAGTTTTTTTGTTTTTTTGTTTTTTGTTTTTTGTTTTTTGTTTTTGTTTTTGTTTTATTTATTTATTTATTTTTTTTTATAAATGGACGTTAGCACCATGTATATTGATAATTGAAAATAGGATTACAACACGAACACGACACTCTATCGCGGGCAGACATTAGATATTGAATCGTGCAAAACTACCCAATAAACGTAAGCTACCTAGGTAGTTTCTATATTGTAAACCATAAGTGTTGCACCTCGAAGCAATGTAACCAAAGCAACTAGAGTAACCGAAAACCAAAAACATCTAAAAAGACCTAGAAAAACCTTCTTTATTCTGAACTAACTTATTCAAAAAGACCGAAACCACCTTATGCAAAGTAGGTAATCCCGAGATCGGACACAGGAAGAATAGAAATCACCTCCTCCTGAACTGTTCCACCAAAGCTCTCACTGAGGCCCAGCCCAATTCGCCAAACCATAGTAGAGGTTGTAGAACTATTCCAAGCCTATAACCAATTACCAGATACATCCTCTCCCTGGCCAAGCTTCGGCCAAGCCTCTAACGTTTCTTGAGCTCCACCATGAGATCGAGCCCTAAACCACGGCTCTATCGAATCGTCGCTTCATACACAAGAAAACCGACCCATCTCAAGTCAGCCGCCTGCCCTACGTCGCCGCCACAGTGCCCAAACCTAAGCACCAAGCCGTTGAATGTGTAGTTAGTTAGAGAACTGATCATTCTTTTTAGTTTTACATGTTTAATAGGACAACAAAAATGACCACATGGCCCTTATCTTAGGTTAGGAAAAGTAATATGGTCATGATGAATTATATTTCTGGATGCTTGATTGATCTCATTCATATGCATATTTGGATTTCCATTCTACGGTCTATTTGACCCAACTCATGTTAATAATTGTTAACTTATTCATTACATCTTCACCATCAATCATCATTTATGCCTTGATTCTGATTTTGATCGATCACATGGAGTAGAATTGTAATAGAAACCAACCTTAAATCCCCTTATTATCTTGTAAAATGTAAAATGTATTTGTCATTCATGCTTAACTAACTATTTCACCCTTAATCCCCAATTTAGAACAATCCCCTCACCCAGGAGTATTATTTAGCCTTGCAAGGTGGCTCTTGCTAATTCACACGAGATTCCATGTGTCCCATGCTACTCAGGTCAGAGCGTAAGCTAGTGATGCTTTCGGATACTGGACTCTCGCCATGTAGGCTAGAGTGTAGGGTTTTTAATTGTCTAGATATATACTAGGCCGATGTGGTTGTGATCTCTTGAGATTGGGCTGACCTCTGGACTTTGAGTTTTATTTATCTTTAGTTGTTAATTAATTTTAGGGATTATTATGGTTTACACTCTCTTTTTTACAAACTACACTCCCATTCTTATTCTAATTTTTTTTTTCTAGAATTACCCTTTATAACTATTGTCCACTTCTTCTGAATCTAGTTTTATACTTTTGGGCTCCCCTCTTTATATCCCCACTTAAAACGGAAAAAAACAAGCTGACACAATGAAGTGAATACTCAATCTTTTCTATTATGAAGCTTAAGGAGACAACATCTGTTTGTTGACATTAAAATTCACCCAAGCTATGCAATTGGGTTGAAACTCTAAAACAACAGGGAAGTCTTGATTCTTTCAAATTTGGTGTACATTAGTTAGACCAATGCATTGCTTATGATATATGTCGACTGCTTGTCTATTGTTTAGGCGTGATTTCTCCTTTTTTCTGACTGGAAATGGTTGAATGGATCGAAACCTATTATCAAAACCAATTTAGGCAAAGATCATTTTCTTTTTGTTAGTCTACCAACAAAATTCTGATTCTTCATCTTCATCCAATTTATTTTTGTTGTTCTTGTGAACCTTGCTCTTCTCTAGTTCTCAAATTTTAGTTCAAAGTTTTACAATTTCATACATTGAAACTGGATTTCTCTGCATGTAGTTTTGGAAATTTTCACAACTGTTGATTCATGTTAAATCCTCTTACTTTTTATGATTTGTATGATCAAGTTTCCTTGTTTGTTTGAATTCTTACCTCTTTTTTGTGTTTGGGACCTAGGTTCAGAAAAAACAGAGAAAGACATATGAGGATGATGATAATTGAAGGAAGGGCAGAATGGGAATTTTAAAAGATAAGTAGCGTGGTTTGTAAAAAATGAAGTGCAAATTTCAGCATTGCGTATTAATTTACTGTTTTTAATAAATCATTCCTGACTTATGGTTTAGAGATGTGGTCTATGTCTTGGTAGGTACACTCAACAAGACATGTCTACTCTAATGAAACAACAATCAGTTCCTTGTTTCGTCTAATAGTAGTAGCCTCCTCCTAGTGGCATGATGAAACTTAGTGTTATTGGTAATACTTTCCAATAGCAACATAGTGGCAAAGTTGATAGACAGGGAATTTATGCCTCTACATAAGCATTATATTTTCGGTATGTCGTCAAAATTGTAAAGCAAATAAAATAGCCAATAATGCGCTCTTTACTTCATGGTGTTTTTAGAATGCATAGATTATATTGAGACTCCTGATATTATTTTGAGATGTTTTTTATACTTTGCGTTCCATTAATGATTACGGTGTGAGAACCAAGTATCTTGGATCTTCTTGATCATTAAAGGAAAAATAAAGGGAAAATAAGATGGTTGCCTTGACAAAAAATAATAATAATAATAATAACGAAAGAAAAGTAGAGTAAAAAACTAGAGTGCGGCTATTGGGACCTCCAAATTTGCTCAGTATACCTCTCATGCTCTTTAGACCTCCTTTTTAATTTTAACTACAAGCATTTGTTTATTAGACCTCCTTTCAAATTCTTAAAATAACCTTAGATATGTTATTCACATATATCTTGATAATTTACTCATTATACCTCTTATTTATTCTCTAGACCTCTTATTCTTTTAATTTTTTTTCTTTTTACATGCTATCATCGAGACTTCCATTCTTTGATTTCTTTTCGTTCAAACCTCTTTCACGACCTCAATTCCTTGATATTTTTAATTTCCCATAGAATGTCACCAAACCTCCATTATTTGATCAATTTGTAAGAAATTTTTTTCAATGACGTCAATTTTTCTCTTAAAAATCAAATAACACAAAGTATTGGGTTTCAAAAACTTATATTTACCAGCCCAGTACCGTCTCTCTTTATAAGTGAGAGGTCGTGAGTTTGACTCACAGTAGACTCGTTGTAGCATATTAGTTGTTTATCTGATAAAAAAACTTATATTTACCAACAAGAAAATATTCTAACATAAATTAGTTTTTTTTTAGTTGTGCTAAACAACGATCAAGGATAACATTGTATACTGTGTATGTTTTTTTTTCCCTCTATTTTATGTACATCATGAAATTATTTCAATAGTTATTTAATTTTTTATTATCGATTTGTTTTTGCATATATATGTTCCTTCAGCTTGTATATATATGTTTTCAATATGTATGATAGTACAGTCAATATTGATCATAGTTTT encodes the following:
- the LOC101294078 gene encoding uncharacterized protein LOC101294078, translated to MASAAVEKTEEVLRKEIDELQRQQREITERLRDPRGLRKGGGGGGSAAAAPRNFAANGARPRGFTRPADRADVEDQPPAKRRLSSAVVKVEDGEIVESAEGAKDAKKKDSSEAVKADRSDRRLSNLQQGSWLRRDGNHGAAKKDFDIPATEHVPRVLPKQEDPSVVNRNKRMLGHVLGTLEKFRKEDMQLSGTEAFMRRSNSLQRAEQRAREESERLRIQEREHIAEKRRRDLTLRARVAAKTEEKKLELLFLQWSDHHKKLSNFIRTKAEPPIYYLPKKPSDEDATLAEQQKEKEFLEWKAARREELSDYQKQIEEQYLANVEKELERWQNARKARKANNDTMNLQETMDKELDTHRLEHGPKKRKIPDGSNNEDEDDVEDINVVEDDMMDDVLDVDDNSRMVDETAKSDAVNASPNADNID